A stretch of Henckelia pumila isolate YLH828 chromosome 4, ASM3356847v2, whole genome shotgun sequence DNA encodes these proteins:
- the LOC140865354 gene encoding uncharacterized protein — translation MIEWLHVTLIAVSAVILLLILVLILRRCFRTRTNAAISDDERGQSLQSGISRLHQMNHDLERDASKKTNYYALRHGVSAKKPIFSWADHPSLITDAVENGWSRFAFTTLISSPSVKSAKSLLGVCAAGDPIDVEIGWEVCEGSADFMQKIRLNHGCKKSVASVSSMGVTSVIRTALPLPGPHLGNSSFPQEAYFEITILSCNENIRDHLVDKERKDKSEGEKIKLIGEDFNAKMNSDSSNIHVSGRNKIEDTKLGGKKDVIFLSVGFTGGATVPLKIPGSYHGSIGFNSSGSVYLDGMKLVFDSGKEDWVTIGKVIGCGFNPSQKKVFFTCDSQLVHEIHCKTEEFSSPLYPTMAANTDITVLVNLGQSPFKFLPGNRHRTPNPCFIGPMLGNSPSLGYDDSRELFSMGRIDSQWLQRSAMIRSNNNTVNSIKSLEYDMESEGDLFEIVLDSTGRSPYASAHQ, via the exons ATGATTGAATGGTTACATGTAACTTTGATCGCAGTTTCTGCAGTAATTCTTCTTCTCATACTTGTTCTAATCCTGCGCCGATGCTTCCGCACGCGTACGAACGCAGCCATTTCAGATGACGAAAGAGGTCAATCTTTACAGAGTGGGATTTCCAGGCTTCATCAAATGAATCACGATCTCGAAAGAGATGCATCCAAGAAGACAAATTACTACGCTTTACGGCACGGGGTCTCTGCGAAAAAGCCGATTTTTAGCTGGGCCGATCACCCTTCTCTGATCACAGATGCCGTAGAAAACGGATGGTCACGGTTTGCTTTCACAACCTTAATCTCATCTCCTTCCGTCAAATCTGCAAAGTCCCTTTTAGGAGTGTGTGCCGCAGGTGATCCGATTGATGTAGAAATTGGGTGGGAAGTATGCGAAGGGTCAGCAGATTTTATGCAGAAAATTAGATTAAATCATGGGTGCAAGAAAAGTGTTGCAAGTGTTTCTTCAATGGGAGTTACCTCTGTGATCAGGACAGCTTTACCTTTACCAGGTCCACATTTGGGAAACTCATCTTTCCCACAGGAAGCATATTTTGAGATAACTATACTATCTTGTAATGAAAATATTCGCGATCATTTGGTTGATAAGGAGAGGAAGGACAAGTCAGAAGGAGAGAAAATTAAGCTCATCGGGGAGGATTTTAATGCCAAGATGAATTCTGATTCTTCCAATATTCATGTCAGCGGTAGAAACAAGATTGAAGATACGAAACTTGGTGGGAAAAAAGATGTTATTTTTCTTTCTGTGGGATTCACTGGGGGAGCCACTGTTCCTTTGAAAATTCCAGGAAGCTATCATGGATCTATTGGTTTCAATTCCAGTGGTTCTGTTTATCTTGATG GGATGAAACTCGTGTTTGATTCCGGAAAAGAAGACTGGGTAACAATAGGAAAGGTGATCGGGTGTGGCTTCAATCCAAGCCAGAAAAAAGTATTCTTCACGTGTGATTCACAGTTAGTACACGAAATCCATTGCAAGACAGAGGAATTCAGCTCTCCACTCTATCCAACAATGGCAGCAAACACTGATATTACAGTTCTTGTGAATCTTGGACAGAGCCCTTTTAAATTTTTACCCGGAAATAGGCATAGGACTCCGAATCCATGCTTCATTGGACCCATGTTAGGAAATTCTCCGTCCTTGGGATACGACGATAGCAGGGAGCTTTTCTCGATGGGGAGGATTGATTCGCAGTGGCTACAACGGAGTGCCATGATAAGAAGCAATAATAATACAGTGAATAGCATTAAAAGTTTAGAATATGATATGGAATCTGAGGGTGATTTGTTCGAAATTGTCTTGGATAGCACGGGAAGATCCCCATATGCTTCCGCACATCAGTAG